A stretch of DNA from Erwinia aphidicola:
TCATTATGTCGGATTATCCGCACGGATTAATAGGATTTCATCACATAACGATTCCATCAATGATTCACTGGAATGGTTTACGATGTAATGTATATTTACGGGATTAGAATTGGTACGGAAATCTTTATCCGACCTGCCATTATGCTGGATTACCCCTGGTGCGAAAAATCTTATGACGATTTCATTTAGCTTAGGGCTGGGTCAGGTCCAAAATGAATTAGTGCTGATGCAACCGCCAGGCTGCTACTGGGTAACGGTAAACCGTCAGGAAGATGCACGCACTCTGGCACGTCAGACTATCGCGACTCAGACGGCCGTGACGCTGATCGCCACCCCTGAGAAACCCCAGTCTCTGCTGGTTCCAGACCCTGCCAGCGGCCCGAACACCATCCCGCTGTTTTCCCTGCCCGCTACTCAGCAAGCCCTGCTTAATTTGGGCGAAGATTTATCGCGCGCTTTAGCCAACAAGCCACGATTCTTGTTATTTTTTACCGCATTTAGCAGCTGGGAAAAAATAACACCTGAAGAATTAAACAGCTGGCTGAAGGGAATGCAAAAGTGGTTAGCCTCGCGACAGTCAACAATGTTGATTATCACTTACGGTTCCGGCGTTAATCACCTGCGAAATGATTTACAAACCCGCTATCGTCATTTAGACGGACTTTCACATCTGGAATGGCAGCAGGATAGCTGGAATTACCGAATTAACTGGTGGTGTAATAAAAGTGGCATGCTGGCCGACCGCGCATTACGCCTTGAATTACAGCAGGATTGCTTCACTCAGATTAGCGATTCGGAGCAAAATAGCCCGTTAACCTTAAATGATGAGCATCTGTACCTGGCCGAAAAAGGGGTGCTGGAGGGCGCGCCGCCGCTCTCCAGCGCCTGGACGCTGTTCGACGATAACGGCCAGCTGGCCAGCCGCGCTCAGCAGGCCAGCGCCGCCACGGTGATCTTTAACCTGCACCACAGTGACCAGATCGCCCAGCTTGCCGCAGACATTCATAACCTGCGGCGCACGCGCGGCAGCGGGCTGAAAATCGTGGTGCGCGAGATGCACACCGCGCTGCGCAACAGCGATGAGCGCCTGCTGCTGGCCTGCGGCGTAAACGCGATTGTGCCGCTAAACGCCGCGATGTCGCGCTTTCTCACCACGCTGGAAGGCTTGCAGGGGCAGCGCTATAACCGCCACGTGCCGGCCGACCTGAGCGTACTGCTGAAATCGATGCAGCCATTGCAGGAGAAAGGCTACCTGCCGCTGGAGCACTTCTGCCGCTCGGTAACGCGCCTGATCGGCAACACCGTGCTGCCGCAGGACGGCAAAGGGCTACTGGTGGCGCTGCGCCCGGTGCCGGAGCTGAACCCGGAGCAGGCGCTGACGCTGTGCAAGCCGCGCCGCTTCGGTGACCTGGTGACGCGCATCGGCGACCGCCTGTACCTGTTCCTCTCCTCGTGCCGCTACAACGACCTGGATACCGCGCTGAAATTTATCTTCCGCCTGCCGCCCGACGAGATCTTCACCAATCGCCTGGTGTGGTTTGAAGATCTGCAGATCCTGTCGGAAGTGCGGCAGATGGCCGGCACCACGCCCGGCGCCTGGCGCGATGCCCCTGCTGTGCAAGCCCCCCCTTCTGCTGCGGAACCGCAGGCCGCACCGCTGCGCCTGGTGCCGGAAGAGGTGACGCTTAACACCCCGGTGGACAAGGGCGATGCGCCATGACGCTGATGGACTGGGTGCAGATTGTCACTCTGCTGCTGCTGATCCTGCTGCTGCTCAAACCGCTATACGGCCGCTGGCTGCCGAAAAAATGGCGCGGGCTGCGGCACCGCGTGCTGCCGCCGCGCGCGTTGAAATATGAAGGCACGTGGCGGCGTAAAACTTCCGGGACGGACAGTAAAAAATCATGACCCTGCGTGACCCTTCTTCTGAGACTTCCCCTGGCCTGTGGCGCAACTGGCGCGGGCTGGGCGGCTGGAACCTCTATTTCCTGCTGAAATTTGCCCTGCTGTGGTTTGGCTACCTCAACTTCCACGCGCTGGCTAATCTGGTGTTTCTGGCGTGGCTGCTGCTGCCCTCGCCGAAGCTGCACCGTCTGCGCCACTGGGTCTCCGTGCCCCTCGGCATCGCGCTGCTGTGGCACGACACCTGGCTGCCGGGGCTTTCCAGCCTGCTCAGCCAGGGCAGCCAGCTGGCGGGCTTCTCCCCGGCTTATCTGCTCGACCTGCTGCAGCGCTTTATCAACTGGCAGATGATCGGCAGCGGCTTCGTGCTGATGGTGCTCTACCTGTTTGTTGCCCAGTGGCTGCGGGTGACGGTGCTGGTGTCACTGGCGCTGGTGTGGCTCAACGTGGTGAACCTGGCCGGGCCTTCCTTCGCCCTGCTGCCGGATAAAGCGGCTGCGCCGGTTGCCGTCGCAAGCAGTACGCCGGGGAATAATACCGTGGCCGCCAGCGGGCTGGATCAGTCCGCTGCCCCCACCAGCGCCAGCCTGACGGCGTACCTGAACAGGTTTTATGAAACAGAGAAGCAGCGCGTCACCGCCTTCCCGGCGGCGCTGCCTGCCGATGCCGCGCCGTTCGATATTCTGGTGATCAACATCTGCTCGCTGGCCTGGTCGGATATTGATTACGCCCGGCTGCGTAATCACCCGCTGTGGAAACATTTCGACCTGCTGCTGGATAACTACAATTCTGCCACCGGCTACAGCGGCCCGGCGGGCATCCGCCTGCTGCGCGCCAGCTGCGGGCAAAGCTCGCACAGCGATCTGTACAAGCCGGTAGATGCCCGCTGCTACCTGTTTGATAACCTGGCGCAGCTCGGCTTTAAGCCGCAGCTGATGCTGGACCATCAGGGGATTTTTGGCGGCTATTTGCAGGAGCTGCGCGAAGAGGGCAATTTACAGGCACCGCTGATGTCGCAGGCCGGTATCTCGCACGAACTGACCTCCTTCGACGGCTCGCCGGTGTTTAACGATGCGCAGCTGATGCAGCGCTGGCTCGACGAACGCCAGAAAAGCGCCGACGCCCGCAGCGCCACCTTCTATAACCTGATCCCGCTGCACGACGGCACGCGCACGCTGGGCAGCAGCAAAACCGCGCCGTGGCAGCCACGGGCCAACACGCTGTTTGACCAGCTGGACGGCTTCCTGACTAACC
This window harbors:
- the bcsG gene encoding cellulose biosynthesis protein BcsG, giving the protein MTLRDPSSETSPGLWRNWRGLGGWNLYFLLKFALLWFGYLNFHALANLVFLAWLLLPSPKLHRLRHWVSVPLGIALLWHDTWLPGLSSLLSQGSQLAGFSPAYLLDLLQRFINWQMIGSGFVLMVLYLFVAQWLRVTVLVSLALVWLNVVNLAGPSFALLPDKAAAPVAVASSTPGNNTVAASGLDQSAAPTSASLTAYLNRFYETEKQRVTAFPAALPADAAPFDILVINICSLAWSDIDYARLRNHPLWKHFDLLLDNYNSATGYSGPAGIRLLRASCGQSSHSDLYKPVDARCYLFDNLAQLGFKPQLMLDHQGIFGGYLQELREEGNLQAPLMSQAGISHELTSFDGSPVFNDAQLMQRWLDERQKSADARSATFYNLIPLHDGTRTLGSSKTAPWQPRANTLFDQLDGFLTNLDKSGRRVMVIVVPEHGAALEGDRMQMSGLRDIPSSSITHVPVGIKFAGMKAPHQATLNVSTPTSLQAISELVSRVVDGQVFNAPNVNMAALSDNLPQTPVVSENDNAVVVMYQGKPWIRLNGGDWVAYPQ
- the bcsE gene encoding cellulose biosynthesis protein BcsE, translated to MTISFSLGLGQVQNELVLMQPPGCYWVTVNRQEDARTLARQTIATQTAVTLIATPEKPQSLLVPDPASGPNTIPLFSLPATQQALLNLGEDLSRALANKPRFLLFFTAFSSWEKITPEELNSWLKGMQKWLASRQSTMLIITYGSGVNHLRNDLQTRYRHLDGLSHLEWQQDSWNYRINWWCNKSGMLADRALRLELQQDCFTQISDSEQNSPLTLNDEHLYLAEKGVLEGAPPLSSAWTLFDDNGQLASRAQQASAATVIFNLHHSDQIAQLAADIHNLRRTRGSGLKIVVREMHTALRNSDERLLLACGVNAIVPLNAAMSRFLTTLEGLQGQRYNRHVPADLSVLLKSMQPLQEKGYLPLEHFCRSVTRLIGNTVLPQDGKGLLVALRPVPELNPEQALTLCKPRRFGDLVTRIGDRLYLFLSSCRYNDLDTALKFIFRLPPDEIFTNRLVWFEDLQILSEVRQMAGTTPGAWRDAPAVQAPPSAAEPQAAPLRLVPEEVTLNTPVDKGDAP
- the bcsF gene encoding cellulose biosynthesis protein BcsF — encoded protein: MTLMDWVQIVTLLLLILLLLKPLYGRWLPKKWRGLRHRVLPPRALKYEGTWRRKTSGTDSKKS